Genomic window (Granulicella arctica):
CTGGAGACGGCTGCAAATTTCCTGAATGAGAACTTTCGGGGATGGAATATTGAAGGAGTTCGGCGGGAGATCGCGCGGCTTGTCGAGCGGGAGCGGAATGAGTATCAGCGGCTGTTGACGTCGGTGCAGCATCTCTGGGCGCATACAGTGCCCGAGAGTGGAGCAACGCGGCAGACGATTTATGTGGAAGGCGTAGCGAACCTGGTGACGAGCCAGGAGGATCGGGAGCGGCTGCGCGAGGTATTGATGGCTCTTGAGGCGAAGCAGCGGCTGGTTGAACTTCTGAATGCGTATATAGATACGCGGCAGGAGTCGGTTCGCGTGGTGTTCGACCTGGAAGAGCAGGCTCCGGAGCTGGCGGGGCTGGTGCTGATCGCGGCTCCGGCAAGGATGGCTGGCGAAAATCGCGGAACGGTTGGGGTGATTGGGCCGAAGCGGATGCAGTATGAGCGGACGATGAGTGCTGTGGGTTATATCGCGCAGGTGTTCGACCGGATGCTGGAGCCACAGTAGTTCTGAAGCAGGAAAAATGCTGGTGGGTGAGGAATGACGAAGGATAACGGGTGGGATCGAGTCGCGCGATGGGCAGGAATCGGCAACAATAGAAGTGAAACCGACATAAGGAGTACTGAAGCAATGCAGGACGAGACGTTAGAGCAGGGATTGCAGGAGCCCGAGATTGTAAGCGGGCAGGATGTTGCGGTGGAGGCTGGGCCTTCCGAGCTGGACCAGGTGCGGGGCGAGCGGGACCAGTTGCAGGATCGACTGGCGCGGCTGCAGGCCGAGTTCGATAATGCGCGTAAGCGTGAGATCAAGGAGCGGTCTGATGCTCGCGACTACACCGTGACGAACACGGTCGAGCCGTTTCTTGGCGTGATGGATAACTTCCAGCTTGCGCTGAAGGCGGATGGAACGGCGGAGCAACTGCGCGGTGGAGTCGAGCTGATCCTGAAGCAGATGGAAGATGCGCTGAAGGGCTTGAATGTGCAGGCCGTGGAGTCAGTGGGAACGCAGTTCGATCCTCGCATCCACGAGGCACTGGGGAACATCGAAACTGCTGAGTTCCCCGATCACCAGGTGCTGGAGGAGATTCGTCGCGGATACAAGATTCGCGAGAAGCTGCTGCGACCTGCATTGGTGCGGATCGCTTCGAACCCGGGACAGGTATCTGAGTAGGGAAGACATTAGGAATAGAAGGCGGAATCCAGAGAGATGGCTACGGCGAACGTGACGAAGATTGATTACTACGAGGTGTTGACGGTTTCGCGGGATGCTTCCGACCAGGAGCTGAAGACCGCGTATCGGAAGCTGGCGATGCAGCATCATCCGGATCGCAACCCGGATAACCCGGCTGCGGAAGAGAAGTTCAAGGAGTGCAGCGAGGCTTATGGCATTCTGAGCGACCCGGAGAAGCGGGCTGCTTACGATCGCTATGGTCATGCGGCGTTTCAGAGCGGCGGTCCAGCGGCTGGCAATCCGTTCCAGGGTGGAGCTGGCGGCGCGCAGGATCTGGGGGACATCTTCGGCGACCTGTTCGGCGAGATGTTCAACATGGGCGGTCAGAAGAAGTCGTCGCGGGTGCAGCGTGGACGCGATCTTCGGTATGACATGACGCTCGAGTTCGAGGAGGCGGTCTTCGGCAGAGAGCAGGAGATCAAGATCCGTCGGGCGGAGATCTGCGACGACTGCAAGGGAAGTGGCGCGGCGAACGGCA
Coding sequences:
- a CDS encoding nucleotide exchange factor GrpE, coding for MQDETLEQGLQEPEIVSGQDVAVEAGPSELDQVRGERDQLQDRLARLQAEFDNARKREIKERSDARDYTVTNTVEPFLGVMDNFQLALKADGTAEQLRGGVELILKQMEDALKGLNVQAVESVGTQFDPRIHEALGNIETAEFPDHQVLEEIRRGYKIREKLLRPALVRIASNPGQVSE